TTCTCGGAACCATTCCACAACAAATAGAAAGTTCTTTGCGCGGAGTTATTACAATTCGTTTAAGGATGGACGAACACGGAGCTTTCCAGTGATTCTCGCATGGAGGATAGAGTATTTCCTCGTCGGGAATCAGGTGCATGTTCTCGGCTATAGGTACTGTATATCCTGTATCGACCAGATTGTTGTCTGGATTTTTCTTCTTGGGATCGAAACGAGAAAGCTTGTATCCCAAAAATTTTTCAAGATGTTCAAGCGAAATAGTGCAGTTTTTCATAATCTTATGCCCGATAAGGCAGGGAAGCCCAACTTCTATGCAGGCATCATTTGCATATTTTATCCTTTCAAGAGGGATAAACTCCTGATGATAATCGTCACAGCTGAGGTTTATTTCCTTTAGCCCTGCTTCTTTGTATGCCTTCATGGTGTCTCTTGCTACTTCAGCAGTTCTTGCCCAAAACGCATTTGTTACGATTCTTGTTAAGAGTCCCTTTTTGGCACAATATTCTACACTATTGAGAAGATCGTCCCCAAGAAGAAAAGGCTCGCCTCCAGTAAAGACGACCAGTTCCAGTTTTCCAAAAGAATATACCTCATCAACTATTTCGATCATATCCTTTAGAGAAAGACGTTCTGTATGCTCTGGACCGCACTCTGCCCCGCAGTACCGGCAGCTTATCGGACACTGGTATGTAGTGGAAAAGACAAGGCTTGAAAGCATATCATCTCCCACTGAACATCTTTTTAATACCTGTAATCATTATTCAACTTCTTCGGCAATTTCCGTAAAAGTCTCTATTCTTGCAGCAAGGGCTGCCAGGTCTCCGGGATTGATCAGAGGACCTCCAAAAATATCTCCCAAGCCAGCTTTGTCAAAATTCTTGTTCCAGCCATTAGTACTTTCTCTGTTTCTGATAGCATCCTGTTTGTCCCATTGCTTATCCGAACCCGAACTTGTCTCTTTACTGGGATCTGCAAATGTATTTCCTATAATTTCTATCATCAATTCTGCTTCCTGTTGCTGTAAGATGCCCTTTATACCTATGCGGTTTCTATCAATCTCGAAATATTTATCACTGGTTGAAAGAACCTGTTTTTGAGAATACGCATTTATATCCCAATCTTTATAAAATCCCCTTGTCGTCTCAGCCACCAGATATGTCCCACGTATCTCCGCTGCCTGACCGAATACGCCTTCGAAGGTTAAGTTCTTTATATTTTTCTTCTTGACCATTTCCTTAACTCCTGATAAAGCCCCAAAGAAAGCAGCAAAGTCTTCAGGAACAAATGATAAAACATCAAGTTTAACGCCGCATTCCTTCATGGCTCCAAGAGGGTTCTCAAGGGCAAACAAGAAAAATTCATCATTTTTAATTGCCTTTTCAACAAAGCGCTTCAATCCAATAGATCGCACAGGGATGGTTATGCTGATCCTTTTTTGTTTATCCATACTTATCACTCCTCTCTCATCGGGATTCTTTCACCTTGCCATTGGTGATTATTCTTGACATTACCACCATATAATGGACTTTAAATCCCGCTCAACTATAAATTGTCATGAGCATGTAAATATCTTTCGGTAATATATTATATTATTATTAGAAATTTTTATTTCATTGCTATTATACAAAAGCCACAAGTCCCTCATGCTTCAATCTCAAGCAATTCTATCCAATGAAAATTTGGGCATCTAAGACCTTAATTTCACCCGTATCTATTTGTAATTCCACATTCATTAAACCCCCACGCGCAAAAAATAGAAAGACTGGGCAAAGGACATGGCGCAGCGCACCAATCGGATTTTCAAGCCATCAGGCTAATAGCGAACATATCAAATTTCAATGCGCATGAAATCCTCAAATTCAAATAGCACTGGCAAGTCTATATCAACAGGATCCAATTCCAAAGTGAACCCAACATATATAAATAATAAAAAACAGTACTAATCTATGGGATGCTCGTGGGTCCAGCAGCTTTCACAGACATGCTAAAATTCACCAAGACATGGGTTACTTAGGATGTCACAAAAACGAGACCGATGGAGTGTCCTGATTAAGTGACGTTGCTGGCACTTGGCAGCGATTATTCGTTCAACCGGCAACGAGTGAATATATCCGTTAAAAAATTAAAAGGAGAAAATGTATATGCCAGAACCAAAGAAAGTTACCTCAACAAAGAAAAAATCCGGTTACGGCTGGATTCCAGATTTGCCCGACCATCGGGACTTTGTGTACAGCGCAGTGCGTAAGCCTGCTAAATTGCCATCTGCTGTCGATTTGCGTCCCATGTGCTCAAAAGTAGAAGACCAGGGACAACTTGGCAGTTGTACGGGCAATGCCCTCGCGGGTGCACTGGAATTCCTGGAAATGAAGGACAAAGTTACATATATCGATTTGAGCAGATTGTTTATATATTACGATGAACGCGACTTTGAACATACAGTAGCGTCGGATTCAGGAGCCCAGATCCGTGACGGAATCAAAACTCTTGCCAAAAAGGGAGTGTGCTCAGAAAAATGCTGGCCTTATGACATCTCGAAGTTTACTGTAAAGCCACCTGCACCCTGTTACAAAGAAGCAGCAACCCATAAAATAACATCGTACCAGCGCATCCAGACAGTTGATGATATGAGAACCTGTCTTGCCGAAGGATATCCGTTCGTATTTGGTTTTTCGGTGTATGAGAGTTTCGAGTCCCAACAAGTTGCACAGACTGGAGTAGTTCCGATGCCGCAGCCCGGCGAGAAGCAGTTAGGCGGTCATGCCGTGGTCGGAGTGGGTTATGACGATTCCCAGAAAAGATTTACCGTGCGCAATTCATGGGGCGATGGTTGGGGTATGAAAGGTTATTTCACAATACCCTACGACTATCTTGGGAACAGAAATCTATCCGACGATTTCTGGACAATCCGGCGGGGAGGAAATATATAGAATCTATTGAATCCGTTGAAGTTCCGGATAAGATTAAACTCAAGGTCGGAGAAAAGTACACATTCCGACTAAAAGGATTAGGTGCAGCAGGCTACAATTGGGAGTACAATATTGAAGAAACCGGGAAAGTAGTATCCATATCATCAGAATTTGTAGATGATGGGAAAAAGACTGGACCGCTTCCTCCCGGTTATAGCCTGGATGTGTTGA
The sequence above is drawn from the Candidatus Methanoperedens sp. genome and encodes:
- a CDS encoding radical SAM protein, with translation MLSSLVFSTTYQCPISCRYCGAECGPEHTERLSLKDMIEIVDEVYSFGKLELVVFTGGEPFLLGDDLLNSVEYCAKKGLLTRIVTNAFWARTAEVARDTMKAYKEAGLKEINLSCDDYHQEFIPLERIKYANDACIEVGLPCLIGHKIMKNCTISLEHLEKFLGYKLSRFDPKKKNPDNNLVDTGYTVPIAENMHLIPDEEILYPPCENHWKAPCSSILKRIVITPRKELSICCGMVPRKVEEIVFGTLDEYKLEELIIMAHKDLIVNWLALEGPYGLMKFILKKNPDIPFRKQYVNNCHLCSEILTREDCRAVLSEFGHEKAIEISLERCLYDHMRTSEEIKALNAETVLT
- a CDS encoding C1 family peptidase codes for the protein MPEPKKVTSTKKKSGYGWIPDLPDHRDFVYSAVRKPAKLPSAVDLRPMCSKVEDQGQLGSCTGNALAGALEFLEMKDKVTYIDLSRLFIYYDERDFEHTVASDSGAQIRDGIKTLAKKGVCSEKCWPYDISKFTVKPPAPCYKEAATHKITSYQRIQTVDDMRTCLAEGYPFVFGFSVYESFESQQVAQTGVVPMPQPGEKQLGGHAVVGVGYDDSQKRFTVRNSWGDGWGMKGYFTIPYDYLGNRNLSDDFWTIRRGGNI